The proteins below come from a single Benincasa hispida cultivar B227 chromosome 4, ASM972705v1, whole genome shotgun sequence genomic window:
- the LOC120076712 gene encoding uncharacterized protein LOC120076712: MAAASSRTNICCLLVVAMMAVTLCSKGQAALISLNLSLDLCQRADFPALCRSVVKGIHDPSVAIESTIKQLMFQTKQAMNVARRRKSSAMDVCIEVYDDAYSNLETCLSSLQSHDKGTLNINLSAALTDYVTCDDAVAEIGLISPVTRTNDLMRRMASNCLYLSSLIHLR, encoded by the coding sequence ATGGCCGCTGCTTCGTCTAGAACTAATATTTGTTGTTTGTTGGTGGTGGCCATGATGGCGGTTACGTTGTGCAGCAAGGGGCAGGCAGCATTGATCAGTCTGAACCTTTCATTAGACCTCTGCCAGAGGGCAGACTTCCCAGCATTGTGTAGGTCGGTGGTGAAGGGCATCCACGACCCATCAGTCGCCATTGAATCCACTATTAAGCAATTGATGTTCCAGACGAAGCAGGCGATGAATGTGGCACGCCGCCGCAAGTCCTCCGCCATGGATGTCTGCATCGAGGTTTATGATGACGCATACAGCAACCTGGAGACTTGCCTTTCAAGCCTCCAATCCCACGATAAGGGAACTCTCAACATCAACCTCTCCGCGGCTTTGACCGATTACGTCACTTGCGACGATGCGGTGGCGGAGATAGGTCTTATTTCTCCGGTTACCCGAACCAACGACCTGATGCGCCGTATGGCCAGCAATTGCTTGTATTTGTCTAGTTTGATCCACCTTCgctaa